A segment of the Zalophus californianus isolate mZalCal1 chromosome 3, mZalCal1.pri.v2, whole genome shotgun sequence genome:
GCAAGTTGGAATAGTACAAAGGTAATTCAAGGACCCACTTTCAGGCCAGGTCCAGCCTGAAGCACAGCGAACAAAAGGTTTTCCCACATGAAGGacgaagaaatgaaaatggatgtCCAATCATTTGCAGTAGCAGAAGAAGGCGAAaggttccccccctttttttaaaaattttatttatttgacagagagagagagagagagagagcacagagtgagagtgagagagagagagaggcagactccccactgagcagagagcctgacgtggggctcgatcccaggacccccagatcatgacctgaacggaaggcagacgcccaaccacctaagccacccaggcgccccaaaaggtcCCTATTTGTGGCAAAATATCTTGACTACTTCCGGTAGCTAGTCTGGATCATTTTTATAGATTatctggaaaataatgaaaataggaTTTTAACATTAGTAAGAGCCCAAGGAGGAGACTTTCATTTAAATCAGGACTCAGGGAGAACCCTGGTGGTACAGATGAAATGTTTTTACTGGGAAAGCAGGCCTAAAACCAGGCCAAGAGGACTTGTTGGGCCAGGGCCTTGTTGAAGGTGGGGAGAAGAGCGTTGCTGACTTAGGAGGAGCCGGGGCGAAGGCCCTTTGATGACTCTATTGTTCCAAGCGCTGCCCTACGAATAGCGcaagcctcccagcctcctccgCAAGGGCAGAGCGGGAAACTGGGTCGGTTGCGCGGCGCTCGAGGTAGTCGAGCTGGCACCAACCTCCCTCCGCCTCGTCTGCGGCCCCCTGGGGCAGCAACGACGCGCCATTCCCGTCGCAGGCACAGAACACACAAAGGAAGCCCCCACCCGTCCTCAGACGTGGGGACACTCTGGGAAGGAGGCTGGCGTGGACCCCGAGTCTGAGCACCTCCCTCGCCCGCGGGGAACAATAGCCGCCGCCTGCCCCGGGCAGCCCGGCGGTCGCGCGGCACAATGGCCGTCTCGGGGCCGCGCCAGCATGTGACGCGCGCGCGCTCGGCGCTCGCCCGGCCTGCCGCAGGGCGCAGTCAGCACAGAGCCGGAGCCGCCGGGCCGCGGCCAGGCTGCCGGAATCCACCTGGCACACTTTCGGAAAGACAAACGGTGAGTTAATCACCCAACAGGCTGGCGGCCGCGTCCCCTCTCGCCAGcgaggaggcctggggagggggctggggtgaagaatttctgtgtgtgtgtcgagggttggggaggtggggggcggggggcggcgggagAGGTTAGTCCTATTAAGAATTCATCAATCACCCGGTGTGCACTTTTCGCTCGACAGCGGTTCCTCCTACTTCAGAGCCCCAAGTCTGGGCCAGCTGGGAGCCGACCCGAAACCGCAAGCGGAGACGCAGGCACGCGGGGTGAGCGCTCACGGAGGGTGCGACGCCGCCCCACGCCCTGCGGCGCGAGGCCGGTCACCCCCGCGCTCCGGGTCCCTACTGCCGCCTGCCGGCCCACCGCCCTCCCAAGAGGCGGGCCCCAGCGCCCGTCCCCGACGCACGGTGGCTCGGTATCCCCAGGCCCCCACACCCGCCGCTTCCTCCCTGCCCCGTCGCACCCTCAGCGCTACTCCACGCCACAACTCCATCTCTCCCAAGGCAGAACAAGACAAATCCCAATGGGTCACAAGGTTTTtgcagacacacaaaaaaaggctCCAAAGGGACTAGGATTCCGGGAAGGGGCGGAGCTAGTTTCGTTCTTACTTACCTGCAAGAGTAATTTGTGTGGGAGGAAGCAGGATAATACCCTGTTGAACTTGGAACTAAACTTGAATGTCatataaaaagaacaataaaaatacacTTCAGATGCCAACCACAATGATATGCCTTTCCTCTCTTGTCTGGTGTGAAGGAAGGACTGGGATATTTTTACATCAGCTCTTTTGGggtcatttttaagaaataccgTAAAGGGATAGACTAAGAGAGAGACTGAAAACGGCGcgcagggcgggggaggggggcgggtcaTTAGCATTAGAGCTGTTTAGCGCGGGAGGGCTTGGGTAAGTGGGTGGTGAAGCATTCTTACACCTCTTCTTGAGTGATATTTGTAGTTCTCTTTATAAATTCTAAGTTCCAGGCTACcccctcttttattcttttgctgaGTGACATCAGCTGAGAAGTTTCTGGAGTTAGTTAAGTGTTGCCTCAGCCTATAGGAAAGAGCCTCTGAAAGACAGAAAATCccaactcccccctcccctcttctctttcagCCTCCTCTTGGGTGGAAATGAACTTGCTTTGGAGAGATGTTCTACTATCATTTTGCTTTAGATAGATACAAGCTGAAGC
Coding sequences within it:
- the LOC113919594 gene encoding uncharacterized protein LOC113919594; the protein is MAVSGPRQHVTRARSALARPAAGRSQHRAGAAGPRPGCRNPPGTLSERQTRFLLLQSPKSGPAGSRPETASGDAGTRGERSRRVRRRPTPCGARPVTPALRVPTAACRPTALPRGGPQRPSPTHGGSVSPGPHTRRFLPAPSHPQRYSTPQLHLSQGRTRQIPMGHKVFADTQKKAPKGLGFREGAELVSFLLTCKSNLCGRKQDNTLLNLELNLNVI